GCGAGCTGTCCGTGCAGCAGGGGGAAGAAGGCCAGGCTCACGGAGAAAGCGTCGGCCTCGGCGAATCGGCCGGCCTTGAAGTCCGGCCGCTCCGACACGGCGAGCTTCTCCACCACCAGTCCCTGCACGAGCCCTACGGAGATGCTCCCCAGGCTCACCTCGCGCTGGAGGGACTTGCGCGCCTGGCTGACGATCAGGTCGCGGACGCGCTGGGGGGTCAGATAGCGCTGCAGCGCCCAGGTCCCGATGCCCAGGCCGATGAGGCCGAGGACCGCGAGGGCGGCCCCGATCTTAAGGATCGTCTGCAAAAGTGATTTTTTCATGGTCATATTTGGCGTGCGACGCGAGTGATTATAGCAAAGAGGAGCCGGAAGGCTTGCCCCGGGCCGCCCGAATTGATAAATTCACACTATGAACACGAGAGTAGTCCTCGCCGCCCTGCTGTGCCTGACCTTGACCGCGGACCTGGCCCGCGCCGCCTCCGCCCCCAAACCGCGGCACCCGGCGAAGGCAGCTGCCTCCACCTCCTTGCTCAAGCGCATCGCCGATTACATCAACTCCGACCCGGTGCAGAAGGCGCCGCTCGCCATCGCCGTGGCCGCGGTGCGGGGCGGCATCCCCACGGACCAGGGCGAGAACCTCGACCAGCGCCTGCTCGACCGGGCCGAGCTCCTGCGCCGCACGCTCTTGGCCGCCCCATCGTCCGCGGACGAAAAGGCGCTCAAGCCCATCTACCGCGCCCTGGCCGTCTCCCAGTTGGTCCAGGCCGCGGGGCTCGCCCCCCGGCCGGCCGTGGCCCAGGAGATATCTTCCTCCCTCAAGGAGCTCTCGGCTAGCATGCCCGAGGCTCTGCGCTCCCTCCTCAAAGGCCCGGTCGACGGCTTGAACGACAAGGCCTTGGTGGCCGCGGGCTGGGGCAAGTACTGCCGGGAGCTGACTCCCGCCGCGAGCCGCGAAGCCCCGGCCGCTCCGGACATGATCGCCGCCCCGGAGACGGCGCGCATCGACGAGACTCTCAAGAGCCTCCAGGACTCCTGGTCGCTCAAGTCCCTGCCCCAGGACCAGGAGGCGGAGGCGCATTTCCTGGCCGGGCAGGTCTACGTCCAACTGGCCCACGCGGAGTACGCCGGAGTAGCCGCGCAAGCGGCTTCAGCCTCGGCCGCGCCGTCCGAGCCCGTGGTCCCGGCGGCGCCCCGCCTGGCCGCGCCTGAAGCCATGCAGCCCGTCGCTGCGGGGCCGGAGTTCAACCCCCGTTCCATTTACGCCAAGGCCTCCCCCGCCGTGGTGCTCATCATCTGCTCGGACAAGGACGGCGGCGGTGAATTGGGCAGCGGCAGCATGCTCGATGTCTCCGGAAAGGTCCTGACCAACGCGCATGTGGTCATCCGCGACTCCACGCGCCAGCCCTGGCCGGTCATCCGGGTCTACTTCAAGCCGGCCAAGATGACCGGCGACCCGCAGCAGGACCTGGTCGACCCCGCGGAGGCCGAGGTCCTGCAGTACGACTCCAGCCTGGACCTGGCCCTGATTCGGACCAAGACCGCGCCTCCGCGGGCGGCGACCTTGTCCTTGGGCGACCCGGAGGGGGTCTCGGTCGGCGACCGCGTGGCCGCCATCGGGCACCCGGAGCAGGGCGGCATGTGGACCTTGACCACGGGCATCGTCAGCACCGTGGTCGCCAATCTGGGCAACGTGAAAGGCAAGAAAGGCTTCCAGACCGACGCCTCCATCAACCGGGGCAATTCCGGCGGGCCCCTGGTGGACGCCTCGGGCAACATCATCGGCGTGAACACCTTGATGTCGCGCAAGGCCGCCGACGGGCTGGCCATCACGGGCGTGAACTACGCGGTGCGCGCGGACGTGGCCAAGCGCTGGCTGGCGCAGAAAGCCGGCCTGCAGCTCGCCTATGCCGGCCCCGCGGCGGGCGCCCCTGCCGCCGTGGCTATGGACACGCCGGCCCCGGCTCCCTTCCTGCGCAAGTCTCCGGTCCTGCCTCCGGCCCCGCCGCCGGCGGCCACGGTGGCGCAGAACACCCGGGTGGCGCCGCCTCCCGCCGCCATACCCTCCGAACTGCCCATGGCCGACCGGTCCCGGCCGCTGCCGCCGCCCACGATGCGCGAGGGCGTGACCCAGGCAAACCGCGCTGCACGGACCTTCCCCTACAAGCCGCCCCCGGCCGCAGCTGCGAAGGCGCCGCCGGCAGCGCCCGCCGTCAAGGACGCCCAGCACCAGACCGTCACCGAGAGCCGGCCTTATGACCGCGACGCGGTCATCGAGGCCCAGATCAAGGAGATGGAGGACCTGGGCGAAGAGATGCACCAGGAGATCATGAAGCGCCAAGGGAGCCATTGACCATGTCCAAGACCATCCCGACCGTCCTGGCCCTGCTGCTTCTGGCCTTGGCCGCGGCCCCGTGCCGAGCCGAGGCCAGGCAGAACC
The nucleotide sequence above comes from Elusimicrobiota bacterium. Encoded proteins:
- a CDS encoding serine protease gives rise to the protein MNTRVVLAALLCLTLTADLARAASAPKPRHPAKAAASTSLLKRIADYINSDPVQKAPLAIAVAAVRGGIPTDQGENLDQRLLDRAELLRRTLLAAPSSADEKALKPIYRALAVSQLVQAAGLAPRPAVAQEISSSLKELSASMPEALRSLLKGPVDGLNDKALVAAGWGKYCRELTPAASREAPAAPDMIAAPETARIDETLKSLQDSWSLKSLPQDQEAEAHFLAGQVYVQLAHAEYAGVAAQAASASAAPSEPVVPAAPRLAAPEAMQPVAAGPEFNPRSIYAKASPAVVLIICSDKDGGGELGSGSMLDVSGKVLTNAHVVIRDSTRQPWPVIRVYFKPAKMTGDPQQDLVDPAEAEVLQYDSSLDLALIRTKTAPPRAATLSLGDPEGVSVGDRVAAIGHPEQGGMWTLTTGIVSTVVANLGNVKGKKGFQTDASINRGNSGGPLVDASGNIIGVNTLMSRKAADGLAITGVNYAVRADVAKRWLAQKAGLQLAYAGPAAGAPAAVAMDTPAPAPFLRKSPVLPPAPPPAATVAQNTRVAPPPAAIPSELPMADRSRPLPPPTMREGVTQANRAARTFPYKPPPAAAAKAPPAAPAVKDAQHQTVTESRPYDRDAVIEAQIKEMEDLGEEMHQEIMKRQGSH